A region from the bacterium genome encodes:
- the hoxU gene encoding bidirectional hydrogenase complex protein HoxU: MIGQPFQIITLTMDGKPVGARYGETLLEVARENNIFIPTLCYFEGLSTLGACRLCLVEVKGWYKLAPACVTMVHEGMEVMTRSERLDRYRRLILELLYSERNHVCSVCIANGYCDLQSLAEKLGIDHVRIPYRYPKFLVDATHDRFVSDNNRCVLCQRCVRACGEIEGAHTLDIMRRGVFARVVSDLDQPWGDSTTCTRCGKCAQVCPTAAIMEKGRSFAEKLERRDLLPYLTTMREEERK; this comes from the coding sequence ATGATCGGACAACCTTTCCAGATCATCACTCTGACGATGGACGGCAAGCCGGTGGGCGCGCGTTACGGCGAGACTTTACTGGAAGTCGCGAGAGAGAACAATATCTTCATCCCGACACTGTGCTACTTCGAGGGGCTTTCGACGCTCGGCGCATGCCGGCTGTGTCTGGTGGAGGTGAAAGGATGGTATAAACTGGCTCCGGCCTGCGTGACGATGGTGCACGAGGGCATGGAGGTGATGACCCGCTCAGAACGGCTCGACCGCTACCGGCGGCTGATCCTCGAACTGCTCTACAGTGAGCGCAACCACGTGTGCTCGGTGTGCATCGCCAACGGCTATTGTGATCTGCAGAGTCTGGCCGAGAAGCTGGGCATAGATCACGTGCGGATCCCCTACCGCTATCCGAAGTTCCTGGTGGACGCCACGCACGACCGGTTCGTATCGGACAACAATCGCTGCGTTCTTTGTCAGCGGTGCGTTCGCGCGTGCGGGGAGATCGAGGGAGCGCACACACTGGATATCATGCGCCGCGGCGTGTTTGCCCGCGTGGTCAGCGATCTCGACCAGCCGTGGGGCGACTCGACCACCTGCACCCGCTGCGGCAAGTGCGCGCAGGTGTGTCCAACCGCCGCGATCATGGAGAAAGGCCGCTCGTTCGCCGAAAAGCTCGAGCGCCGCGACCTGTTGCCTTACCTGACCACGATGCGCGAGGAGGAACGGAAGTAA
- a CDS encoding NADP oxidoreductase, which translates to MAKLKLATLWLDGCSGCHMSLLDIDERLIELANHVDIVYSPLVDVKEFPADVDITLIEGAVSTDDDLEKLQHVRSRTRLLIALGDCAVTANVPGMRNLHEVQDLLERSYRDNTDRPTRIPDQGVPALLPKSRPIHEIVRVDVHVPGCPPPADAIFYVLTELLEGRTPEPTTMTRFGK; encoded by the coding sequence ATGGCCAAGCTGAAACTGGCGACGTTATGGCTGGACGGATGTTCCGGCTGTCATATGTCGCTTCTGGATATTGACGAGCGCTTGATTGAGCTCGCGAATCACGTGGACATCGTCTACAGTCCACTGGTGGACGTCAAGGAGTTCCCGGCGGACGTGGACATCACGCTGATCGAAGGAGCGGTGAGCACGGACGATGACTTGGAGAAACTCCAGCACGTTCGCTCCCGCACGCGGCTGCTCATCGCGCTGGGGGACTGCGCCGTCACGGCCAACGTTCCCGGCATGCGCAATCTGCACGAAGTCCAGGACCTTTTGGAACGCAGTTACCGCGACAACACGGACCGTCCGACGCGGATTCCCGATCAGGGCGTTCCGGCGCTGCTGCCCAAGTCGCGGCCGATCCATGAGATCGTACGAGTAGACGTGCACGTTCCCGGCTGTCCGCCGCCGGCCGACGCGATTTTTTACGTGCTGACCGAACTGCTCGAAGGTCGCACACCCGAACCCACCACCATGACGCGATTCGGAAAATGA
- a CDS encoding Ni/Fe hydrogenase subunit alpha: protein MKKDTKDKTLVIEPVTRIEGHARITLHLNGQGVVEQAMLHVTQFRGFEKFCEGRPFYEMPPLMARICGICPVSHLVASAKACDDLFSVKIPPTAKKLRQTMNLAQMIQSHALSFFHLSSPDLLLGMDHDPATRNLFGVLAADPETARDGIRLRQFGQQIIEQLGGKRVHPAWIVPGGVSEPLTAEHRDQILSALPEAREIAMRTLTRFKKTIEKFEVEIGAFGNFPSLFLGLVDDEGNLEHYDGFLRVMDSAGNIIVNKLDTIEYHKIIAEAVEPWSYTKFPYYRPMGYPQGMYRVGPLARLNVADRCGTPLADIELDDFRELTGHPCLSSFHYHWARLIEILHCIERMEQLLTDDGILNKHVRAWAVPNSFDGVGVAEAPRGTLIHHYKIDEQGVMLSANLIIATGHNNLAMNRSLLQVARAFVDGNRLQEGMLNRVEAVVRAFDPCLSCSSHAAGKMPLTIQLFAESGELLSEVARSS, encoded by the coding sequence ATGAAGAAAGATACCAAAGACAAGACGCTGGTCATCGAACCCGTGACGCGCATCGAGGGCCATGCGCGCATTACGCTCCATCTCAACGGACAGGGCGTGGTGGAACAGGCGATGTTGCATGTTACGCAATTCCGCGGCTTCGAGAAATTCTGCGAGGGCCGGCCGTTCTACGAGATGCCGCCGTTAATGGCGCGCATCTGCGGGATCTGTCCGGTGTCCCATCTGGTCGCTTCGGCCAAAGCCTGTGACGATCTGTTTTCGGTCAAGATTCCGCCCACGGCGAAGAAGCTGCGGCAGACGATGAATCTGGCGCAGATGATTCAGTCGCACGCGCTGAGCTTTTTCCATCTCTCGTCTCCCGATCTCTTGCTCGGCATGGATCACGATCCGGCGACCCGAAATCTGTTCGGTGTTTTGGCCGCCGATCCCGAAACGGCCCGCGACGGCATCCGGCTTCGCCAGTTCGGTCAGCAGATTATCGAACAACTGGGCGGCAAGCGCGTTCATCCGGCGTGGATCGTTCCCGGCGGAGTCAGCGAACCGCTGACGGCCGAGCACCGCGATCAGATCCTGTCGGCGCTGCCCGAAGCGAGAGAGATCGCCATGCGAACGCTCACGCGTTTCAAAAAGACCATCGAGAAGTTCGAGGTCGAGATCGGGGCCTTCGGCAATTTCCCCTCGCTCTTTCTGGGACTGGTGGATGACGAGGGGAACCTCGAACATTACGACGGATTCCTGCGGGTGATGGATTCGGCGGGTAACATCATCGTGAACAAGCTCGACACGATCGAATACCACAAGATCATCGCCGAGGCGGTGGAACCGTGGAGCTACACGAAGTTTCCGTACTACCGACCGATGGGATATCCGCAGGGCATGTACCGGGTGGGCCCGCTGGCGCGGCTCAACGTGGCGGATCGCTGCGGCACACCGCTGGCGGACATCGAACTCGACGATTTCCGCGAGTTGACGGGACACCCATGCCTGAGTTCCTTCCACTACCACTGGGCGCGACTGATCGAGATCCTGCACTGCATCGAGCGCATGGAGCAACTGCTCACCGACGACGGTATCCTGAACAAGCACGTGCGGGCGTGGGCGGTTCCCAACAGTTTCGACGGAGTCGGCGTGGCCGAGGCTCCGCGGGGAACGCTCATCCACCACTACAAGATTGACGAGCAGGGAGTGATGCTCTCGGCCAATCTCATCATTGCCACCGGCCACAACAATCTGGCGATGAACCGATCGCTCCTGCAGGTGGCGCGGGCGTTCGTGGACGGCAACCGCCTGCAGGAAGGCATGCTGAATCGCGTGGAAGCGGTGGTGCGGGCGTTCGATCCCTGTCTGAGTTGCTCATCGCACGCCGCCGGAAAAATGCCGCTGACGATTCAGCTCTTCGCGGAGTCGGGTGAATTGCTCAGCGAGGTGGCGCGGTCTTCGTGA